The following proteins are encoded in a genomic region of Rattus rattus isolate New Zealand chromosome 2, Rrattus_CSIRO_v1, whole genome shotgun sequence:
- the LOC116894322 gene encoding mas-related G-protein coupled receptor member B2-like: MTLVSLIICPVGMVLNAIVLWFLGFQMSRNAFSVYILNLAGADFFFLYSQFLFYILAIISYKYSISFRIPFLFEVLAKVAYLSGLSILSTISIERCLCIMWPIWYRCQRPRHTSSVTCFLLWTLSLLFALLEGVGCGLLFNSFDQSRCLRFDLIICAWSIVLFVVLCGSSLILLIRIFCGSQRIPVTRLYVTIVLTVLFFLICCLPFGISWLIQWSRTLEYVGICDYFHEGLFLSSINSCANPIVYFLVGFIRQRKFQQKTLKLLLQKAMEEECEDRGPS, translated from the coding sequence ATGACTTTGGTTTCCCTCATCATTTGCCCTGTTGGGATGGTGCTAAATGCCATAGTGCtgtggttcctgggcttccaGATGAGCAGGAATGCCTTCTCTGTCTATATCCTCAACCTGGCTGGGGCTGACTTTTTCTTCCTGTattctcagtttttattttacattcttgCTATCATTTCCTACAAGTACTCCATTTCTTTCCGGATCCCTTTCCTTTTTGAAGTGTTGGCAAAAGTTGCTTATCTTTCTGGCCTGAGCATTCTTAGCACCATCAGCATTGAGCGCTGTCTATGTATCATGTGGCCCATCTGGTATCGCTGCCAACGACCAAGACACACATCATCGGTCACCTGTTTCTTGCTTTGGACTTTGTCCTTGTTGTTTGCTCTTCTGGAGGGGGTGGGATGTGGCTTGCTGTTTAACAGTTTTGACCAGTCTCGGTGTTTGAGATTTGATTTAATCATTTGCGCATGGTCAATTGTTTTATTTGTGGTTCTCTGCGGGTCCAGCCTCATCCTACTTATCAGGATCTTCTGTGGCTCCCAGCGGATACCTGTGACCAGACTGTATGTGACCATTGTACTCACAGTGCTATTCTTCCTGATCTGCTGTCTTCCCTTTGGAATCTCCTGGCTCATCCAATGGAGTAGAACTTTGGAATATGTTGGAATTTGTGATTATTTTCATGAGGGACTATTTTTATCCTCGATCAACAGCTGTGCCAACCCTATCGTTTACTTCCTGGTTGGCTTTATTCGTCAGCGCAAGTTCCAACAGAAGACTCTGAAGCTGCTTCTTCAGAAAGCAATGGAAGAAGAGTGTGAAGACAGGGGTCCTTCATGA